One Mycoavidus sp. B2-EB genomic region harbors:
- a CDS encoding ABC transporter substrate-binding protein, with translation MQNKNPDRNNRRNAIKAIIAAGAAAISIPYIITSRKTTPSKKVTTKPADQIVIRTSGGKSHLAYTEILFEPFRKETGIKVIGIPSNVEPIAEIKTMVDTGEYKWNMACLGNRAIPVLGQQGYLEAHGLGNDDAVKSIMPHLLSDYSVGMNVYSIVLAYRTDAFRGRPTPKTWMDFWDIKNFPGRRSLRKIPFDTLEEALLADGVLPTEIYPCDLNRAFRSLDRIKPHISSWWQNTPHAEQLLKTGEVDLIPAFIISTISAIDAGAPVAFSWDQHIYGYDNWTILKGTPNADACRQFIRFATDPERQARLIPYGISPTQPSALEQDVLERNRIDPKYVKLLATYPDNLKKGMPSNGLYWADKHSAIIERFNQWMLS, from the coding sequence ATGCAGAATAAAAATCCAGATCGCAATAATCGCCGTAATGCAATTAAGGCCATCATTGCCGCAGGCGCAGCGGCAATTTCTATACCCTATATCATCACATCCCGGAAAACCACACCTTCAAAAAAAGTTACCACAAAACCCGCAGATCAGATTGTGATCCGCACTTCGGGCGGTAAAAGTCATTTGGCTTATACAGAAATACTCTTTGAGCCTTTTAGGAAAGAAACCGGTATTAAGGTAATCGGCATTCCGTCAAATGTAGAGCCTATTGCAGAAATTAAAACTATGGTCGATACAGGAGAGTACAAGTGGAATATGGCTTGCCTTGGTAATAGAGCTATTCCTGTGCTCGGGCAACAGGGTTATTTAGAGGCACATGGACTTGGAAACGATGATGCTGTCAAAAGCATTATGCCGCACCTTTTGTCAGACTATAGCGTTGGTATGAACGTCTACTCTATCGTACTCGCGTATCGCACAGATGCTTTTAGAGGACGCCCAACCCCAAAGACATGGATGGATTTTTGGGATATAAAAAATTTTCCTGGCCGCCGTAGTCTACGTAAAATCCCCTTCGATACCCTTGAAGAAGCTTTGCTAGCGGATGGTGTGCTTCCAACCGAAATCTACCCTTGCGACCTTAACCGTGCGTTTCGCAGCCTGGATAGAATCAAACCACATATCTCCAGTTGGTGGCAGAATACACCGCATGCCGAACAGCTATTAAAAACAGGCGAAGTAGATTTAATCCCCGCTTTTATAATTTCTACTATATCCGCTATTGATGCAGGCGCACCCGTTGCATTTTCATGGGACCAGCATATCTATGGATATGATAATTGGACGATTTTGAAGGGAACGCCTAATGCGGATGCTTGCCGTCAATTTATTCGATTTGCCACCGATCCAGAGCGGCAGGCACGCCTTATACCCTATGGAATTAGCCCTACACAGCCTAGCGCATTGGAACAAGACGTTTTGGAAAGAAACCGAATTGATCCAAAATATGTAAAGTTGCTGGCAACGTATCCAGACAATTTAAAAAAAGGGATGCCTAGCAACGGGTTGTATTGGGCAGATAAGCATAGCGCCATTATCGAACGCTTTAATCAGTGGATGCTAAGTTGA
- a CDS encoding ABC transporter substrate-binding protein, with translation MSDLSQLQNAGRRTVIKVVTAGAAALVSAFVSTPSRASSRQKIIIRDPGGVISQIYENVLYKPFTKATGIEVIGVAAGPEPIAQIQTMVKSKTYQWDMALLSQAAILLLSIDDMYLEKHGLEHDPVISEISPQFRSPYGVGTNVCSTVLAYRTDVFKGRQAPQTWRDIWDVNNFPGRRSLRKHPFDTIEIALIADDVSLNNVYPCDFNRAFDKLNKIKPHVGAWWTNGAQSEHLLKTGEIDMIPVWIPRVQSAIDAGMPVAFSWHQHIYVCDSWAILKGTPNADACRQFIQFASDSKLAKRLPSHPDNIKKGLYSDPLYWSKTQSTAIEHFNQWMLS, from the coding sequence ATGAGCGATCTTAGCCAACTACAAAATGCAGGCCGTCGTACTGTGATTAAAGTAGTAACTGCCGGTGCTGCTGCGCTAGTCTCAGCATTCGTTTCGACTCCCTCTCGGGCTAGCTCGAGGCAGAAAATTATTATTCGAGATCCAGGCGGAGTTATTAGTCAGATATATGAAAATGTCCTTTACAAACCTTTCACAAAGGCAACTGGCATTGAAGTTATAGGTGTCGCTGCAGGCCCAGAACCCATTGCGCAAATCCAGACGATGGTTAAATCCAAGACGTACCAATGGGATATGGCGCTCCTTAGCCAAGCTGCTATCCTGCTTTTATCAATAGATGACATGTATCTAGAAAAGCATGGACTTGAACATGATCCTGTCATTTCAGAAATTTCGCCGCAATTTAGATCGCCCTATGGAGTGGGGACCAATGTATGCAGTACCGTATTGGCCTATCGTACTGATGTGTTCAAAGGGCGTCAGGCACCGCAAACCTGGCGGGATATATGGGATGTAAATAATTTCCCTGGACGCCGGAGTTTACGTAAACATCCCTTCGACACTATCGAAATCGCGCTGATAGCCGATGATGTTTCGCTTAACAATGTTTATCCTTGCGACTTTAATAGGGCATTTGATAAGCTCAACAAAATTAAGCCTCATGTCGGAGCCTGGTGGACAAATGGGGCACAGAGCGAACACTTGTTAAAAACCGGAGAAATAGACATGATTCCGGTTTGGATTCCTCGCGTGCAGTCAGCAATCGATGCCGGTATGCCCGTTGCTTTTTCATGGCATCAACACATTTATGTATGTGATAGCTGGGCAATCTTGAAAGGTACGCCTAACGCTGATGCATGCCGCCAATTCATCCAATTTGCTTCCGATTCAAAGCTGGCCAAGCGCCTTCCCTCCCATCCAGATAACATCAAAAAAGGTTTATATAGCGATCCGTTATACTGGTCTAAGACTCAAAGTACAGCCATCGAACATTTTAATCAGTGGATGCTCAGTTAG
- a CDS encoding LysR family transcriptional regulator, with translation MIINNYRLRCFHAVYTHGKIRKAADYLNTDSSIITRQIKLFEKEIGHKLFERRPRGVVPTDTAKLLFEYYKRDQEAQADLELSLQELGDLQRGCIQLAVPYAYIDMFMKDVLNSFCATHPNLHISIKEINATPQIISTVLEDAAHIGAIHPIIDHPDICCYKRASLPVHMLVGKDHPLADKQKIQFSETACYSLALPPTSWALRQMIQSVEISEKIQLTPTLISDSTVVRKQFACIGSGGTFMPAYIARQEIELGQLTALEIDHPAFMASEFGLVVRRGRQFSPAVNQLIRLLAAKLSIFKQSHSLIY, from the coding sequence ATGATTATCAATAATTATAGGTTACGCTGTTTCCACGCAGTTTACACCCATGGGAAAATTCGTAAAGCCGCAGATTATTTAAATACCGATTCATCCATCATTACGCGACAGATTAAGCTGTTTGAAAAGGAAATAGGACACAAATTATTTGAGCGTCGCCCCCGCGGAGTAGTCCCGACTGATACCGCTAAATTACTTTTTGAATATTACAAACGAGATCAAGAAGCACAAGCAGATTTAGAGCTTAGTTTACAAGAGTTAGGCGATTTGCAGCGTGGCTGTATTCAGCTTGCTGTACCTTATGCATATATTGATATGTTCATGAAAGACGTCCTTAACAGCTTCTGCGCAACACATCCTAATTTACATATTAGTATCAAAGAAATTAATGCAACCCCTCAGATCATTTCTACAGTACTTGAAGATGCTGCGCATATAGGTGCCATTCATCCCATTATCGATCACCCAGATATATGTTGCTATAAGCGCGCGTCCCTTCCAGTGCATATGTTAGTGGGCAAAGATCATCCGCTTGCTGACAAGCAAAAAATTCAATTCTCAGAAACAGCATGTTACTCGCTTGCACTGCCGCCAACTTCATGGGCTTTACGGCAAATGATCCAATCGGTAGAAATTTCAGAAAAAATTCAGTTAACACCAACCCTGATTAGCGACTCCACCGTCGTTAGAAAACAATTCGCCTGCATCGGCTCTGGCGGAACATTTATGCCAGCCTATATAGCCCGTCAAGAAATTGAGCTAGGTCAATTAACTGCTTTAGAGATCGACCACCCCGCTTTTATGGCCTCAGAATTTGGTTTGGTGGTAAGGAGGGGCAGGCAATTTTCACCCGCAGTTAATCAACTAATTAGGCTGCTTGCAGCAAAATTATCGATTTTTAAACAGTCACATTCATTAATTTATTAA
- a CDS encoding ABC transporter substrate-binding protein has translation MNTKNQRYSPSRREMIKKMMSFSSAAVCAPFVITPSRGVAQKQQRIVVRDSGGIMSTIYQDVFYKPFTQSTGIQVIGTVASVEPAAQIRTMVDTGVLHWDMAAIGHRSIALLTADKVYLEPHGLEHDPIVSAIPPKFISPYGIGTNVYSTVLAYRTDIFKKRPPQTWENLWDINKFPGRRGLRKLPFDTVEEALMADGVSTKNVYPCDLDQAFRSLDRIKPYTSIWWTNAPESEQLLKSGGVDLMPSIVSRAQAAIDAGAPIAISWDQHIYGCDSWAILKGTPNADACREFIKFTSDPKRQALLASYGAIGVTQPDAFKYIDPKRAKLLSTHPENLKKGIFIDASYWLNVQSTVIERFSRWMLS, from the coding sequence ATGAATACTAAAAATCAGCGTTACAGCCCTAGCCGTAGAGAGATGATCAAAAAAATGATGAGTTTTAGCTCTGCAGCAGTTTGTGCGCCCTTTGTCATCACGCCCTCCAGAGGAGTCGCTCAAAAGCAACAAAGAATTGTTGTGCGTGATTCAGGTGGGATTATGTCCACGATATATCAAGATGTATTTTACAAGCCGTTTACACAGTCAACTGGTATTCAAGTTATTGGCACCGTAGCAAGTGTTGAACCAGCGGCACAAATTCGAACAATGGTCGATACTGGAGTTTTGCATTGGGATATGGCTGCTATTGGCCATAGATCAATCGCACTATTAACTGCTGACAAGGTTTATCTGGAACCACATGGACTCGAGCATGATCCTATTGTCTCGGCAATTCCCCCAAAATTCATATCGCCTTATGGGATTGGAACAAACGTCTATTCTACTGTGCTGGCATATCGTACTGATATCTTCAAAAAGCGCCCACCTCAAACGTGGGAAAATCTCTGGGATATAAATAAATTCCCTGGCCGCCGGGGGCTACGCAAACTCCCTTTTGACACCGTCGAAGAGGCTCTGATGGCTGATGGTGTATCTACGAAAAATGTCTATCCGTGCGATCTCGACCAAGCATTTCGTAGCCTTGACAGAATCAAGCCGTATACCTCTATCTGGTGGACAAATGCGCCTGAATCCGAACAATTACTCAAGTCTGGCGGGGTAGACCTCATGCCCTCTATTGTTTCTCGCGCACAAGCCGCGATAGATGCTGGTGCGCCGATAGCAATTTCATGGGACCAGCATATTTATGGATGTGACAGTTGGGCCATTTTGAAAGGAACGCCTAACGCTGACGCTTGCCGTGAATTTATCAAATTTACCTCCGATCCGAAGCGGCAAGCACTTCTCGCATCATATGGCGCAATCGGAGTAACCCAACCCGATGCTTTTAAATATATTGATCCAAAGCGCGCCAAACTACTTTCAACTCACCCTGAAAATCTTAAAAAAGGAATATTTATTGATGCGTCTTATTGGCTTAATGTACAAAGCACAGTTATTGAACGTTTTAGCCGATGGATGCTAAGTTAA
- a CDS encoding LysR family transcriptional regulator — protein sequence MIINQKRLGYFYAVYTHRKICKAADHLDIDSSIITRQIKLLEKEIGHKLFERRPHIVLTEAGEFLLKYYHVNRSLQADLEVCLQESINMWRGTIQIATSPIFIDTLMDDVIKEFYYQYPKLQINIQEVKASSQVVTQILEDEAHIGMMTHHSPQNPDVHYCARALLPIHLLISKSHPLAEKQSVTFAEATRYPLAMPPTSFSLWEMVRLAEQSEKIQLTPTFTSDSVYARKKFASSNDGGALMSALAAHHEINTGQLIALKIEHPAFMSSEFCLIIRQGKPLSSAVHQLLRLLSSKLSIFAQSLESNKKDL from the coding sequence GTGATCATAAATCAAAAGAGGTTGGGTTATTTCTATGCTGTCTATACCCACAGAAAAATCTGCAAAGCCGCAGACCATTTAGATATTGATTCATCCATCATTACACGACAGATTAAGCTGTTGGAAAAAGAAATAGGACACAAACTATTTGAACGCCGCCCCCATATTGTTCTGACTGAGGCAGGAGAATTTTTGCTCAAATACTATCATGTGAATCGTAGCTTACAAGCAGATTTAGAAGTGTGCTTACAAGAATCAATCAATATGTGGCGCGGTACAATCCAGATTGCGACGTCACCTATATTTATCGATACATTGATGGACGATGTAATCAAAGAATTCTATTATCAATATCCTAAACTACAAATTAATATTCAAGAAGTTAAGGCATCTTCTCAGGTAGTGACTCAAATTCTCGAAGACGAAGCGCATATAGGAATGATGACTCATCATTCTCCACAAAATCCAGATGTTCATTATTGTGCGAGAGCGCTTTTACCCATACACTTATTGATAAGCAAATCCCACCCGCTAGCTGAAAAACAAAGTGTGACTTTTGCAGAAGCAACACGCTATCCACTTGCCATGCCACCTACTTCATTTAGTTTATGGGAAATGGTTCGTTTGGCAGAGCAATCAGAAAAGATTCAATTGACTCCAACATTTACGAGCGACTCTGTTTATGCTCGGAAAAAATTCGCTTCTTCTAACGATGGCGGGGCATTAATGTCCGCCTTGGCGGCACACCATGAAATCAATACGGGCCAACTGATTGCTCTAAAAATTGAGCATCCGGCTTTCATGTCTTCAGAATTTTGTTTAATTATTAGGCAGGGTAAACCACTCTCATCAGCAGTGCATCAATTGCTCAGATTACTCAGCTCGAAGCTATCCATTTTTGCACAGTCTTTAGAGAGCAACAAGAAGGATCTATGA
- a CDS encoding 2-hydroxycarboxylate transporter family protein has product MNNSSADSSVLTHKKWRYFLLRNQIGKLSFLFKCVHWQRLTNRRIGIIPLPAYFMILACLGTLLTSKKISGDISIMIALLAACGFTCAEIGARIPGLKQIGGPVIVSIFLPAYLVHCKFLPAELVGSISDFWHSTKFVYLFSACVIVGSILSMDRQALIIGIVKIFIPLGAGSVIAATVGTLTGMAFGLSAHYTFFYIVIPIMAGGIGEGAIPLTLAYGEILNAPQDQIFAQVVPAIVLGNLVAIICASVLNQLGKRYSRYSGEGRLYDVEDDVLAKPINTSSVKVEHIAVAGMAAIAFYIVGIVVHKLIGLPAPVAMLFLVVLVKLIYTISPKLEKGARTVYRFFSIAVTYPLLFAIGITTTSWADLMAAFNLANIVTIVVTVFTLTTVGFFVGKWIGLYPIESALINTCHSGMGGVGDIAILTSAHRLELMPFAQIATRLGGALTITVAILLLGAIT; this is encoded by the coding sequence ATGAATAACTCATCTGCTGATAGCAGTGTTTTGACGCATAAAAAGTGGCGCTACTTTCTGCTGCGCAATCAAATAGGGAAATTGAGTTTTTTATTTAAATGTGTTCACTGGCAAAGGCTAACGAACAGAAGAATTGGAATTATCCCGCTACCGGCATATTTCATGATCCTTGCTTGCTTAGGAACTCTTCTAACTTCAAAAAAAATCTCTGGCGATATTTCAATCATGATCGCGTTACTTGCCGCATGTGGTTTTACCTGCGCTGAAATAGGCGCACGTATTCCAGGATTAAAGCAAATCGGCGGACCTGTTATCGTGAGCATCTTCCTGCCCGCCTATCTAGTTCATTGCAAATTCCTACCGGCTGAGTTAGTCGGATCAATTAGCGATTTCTGGCACTCAACCAAATTCGTCTATTTATTTAGTGCCTGTGTGATCGTGGGCAGTATCCTGAGCATGGACCGCCAAGCCCTTATCATTGGCATCGTTAAGATTTTTATTCCCCTTGGGGCTGGTTCTGTCATTGCGGCGACAGTTGGAACATTGACTGGCATGGCCTTTGGGCTAAGCGCGCACTACACTTTCTTTTATATCGTTATCCCCATTATGGCGGGTGGCATTGGCGAAGGTGCGATTCCTCTTACCCTTGCTTATGGCGAGATTTTGAATGCTCCACAAGACCAGATATTTGCCCAAGTCGTACCGGCTATCGTGCTGGGGAATTTGGTCGCGATTATCTGCGCGAGCGTGCTGAATCAGTTGGGCAAGCGTTATAGCCGCTATAGTGGAGAAGGGCGTTTATACGATGTTGAAGATGACGTACTGGCAAAGCCCATCAATACCTCATCGGTCAAAGTTGAGCATATCGCAGTCGCGGGGATGGCTGCGATCGCTTTCTATATCGTAGGCATTGTCGTCCATAAGCTGATTGGCTTGCCTGCTCCCGTCGCCATGCTGTTTCTTGTGGTGCTGGTTAAACTCATTTATACGATTTCACCCAAATTAGAAAAGGGTGCTCGTACAGTTTATCGCTTTTTCTCTATAGCAGTGACATATCCGTTGCTATTTGCCATTGGGATCACGACCACTTCTTGGGCTGATTTAATGGCGGCGTTCAACTTAGCCAACATCGTGACAATTGTCGTCACGGTCTTTACGCTAACCACAGTGGGTTTTTTTGTGGGGAAATGGATCGGTTTATATCCAATTGAAAGCGCTCTTATTAATACGTGTCACAGTGGCATGGGCGGTGTTGGCGATATTGCGATTTTGACTTCCGCTCACCGGCTAGAACTGATGCCATTCGCGCAAATAGCGACTCGCCTAGGCGGCGCTCTTACTATCACAGTTGCAATTCTTTTGTTGGGAGCTATTACATAG
- the greB gene encoding transcription elongation factor GreB — MNTAGLRESHPTEQNEVELEQFQIPVGAKNYITPAGYHKLKTELLDLLDHVRPEVVRTVAWAAANGDRSENADYLYGKRRLRAIDKHIRFLTKRLDNAQIVDSSCQENVDQVFFGAMVTYATEDGAEHSVTIVGVDEINLEHGYVSWVSPIARALLKAKLGDLVPLQTPTGTVQIEVLKIQYPEQS; from the coding sequence GTGAATACAGCAGGGCTTAGAGAATCACATCCAACCGAGCAAAATGAAGTCGAGCTCGAGCAATTTCAGATACCTGTGGGGGCCAAGAATTACATAACGCCTGCTGGCTATCATAAATTGAAGACGGAATTGTTGGATTTACTTGATCATGTGCGGCCTGAAGTGGTTCGAACGGTAGCATGGGCCGCGGCAAATGGGGATCGTTCAGAAAATGCCGACTATCTCTATGGCAAGCGGCGCTTGCGCGCAATCGATAAACACATTCGCTTCTTGACGAAGCGGCTTGATAATGCGCAAATAGTAGATAGCAGCTGCCAGGAAAATGTAGATCAGGTGTTTTTTGGGGCGATGGTGACCTATGCTACAGAGGACGGGGCTGAGCATTCAGTCACGATTGTCGGGGTGGATGAAATTAATCTGGAGCACGGTTATGTGAGCTGGGTTTCGCCGATCGCTCGGGCTTTACTCAAAGCAAAACTAGGGGACCTTGTGCCACTTCAGACACCAACGGGTACGGTGCAAATTGAAGTGCTTAAAATCCAATACCCTGAGCAAAGCTGA
- a CDS encoding bifunctional (p)ppGpp synthetase/guanosine-3',5'-bis(diphosphate) 3'-pyrophosphohydrolase, translated as MEANMNENSSSASTSETPSTRKYIDVVLEQSVKHLFGPTVTPEHPRKHKVVSIATLTAALSEYLEQSEIEQIKVAFHFSDQAHLGQYRQSGEPYITHPVAVAEICASWRLDAQSIIAALLHDVIEDQGVTKTELTEHFGPKVAELVDGLSKLDRMEFRSREDAQAENFRKMMLAMARDVRVIIIKLADRLHNMRTLSAVPAEKRRRVARETIDIYAPIAHRLGLNNTYRELQETSFANFHPHRYATIEKAVKAARGNRRKVVSKILESVQYAFADEQINCEVTGREKTIYSIYRKMRDKQLSFSQVLDVYGFRIVVEKPIECYLCLGVLHSLYKPVPGKFKDYIAIPKINGYQSLHTTLVGPFGTPVEFQIRTRKMHDIAEAGVAAHWLYKNGSADLNDVQQRAHQWLKSLLDIQLEAGDASEFLEHVKIDLFPDAVYVFTPKSTIITLPRGATALDFAYAIHSELGNRCASVKINNELLPLRTELQSGDIVEVITADSSKPNPAWLGFVRTGKARSAIRHYLKTMRSNESVQLGKQLIEQALKGYGLSLDNMTPQAWDKLEQWTHHSSQEIFADVGLGRCVAALMAKRIEVLLGEHEDEANKDPATKYSGPNLGTHVPTPVVISGAEGMSVQLSPCCRPIPGDAIMGYIGLGLGMAVHTTECRIAHRIHKRDPERWIDIAWAPQPGRLFDVMIKILVRKTKGVFARIAADITAADANIAHISMDEDFAQEFVVLRLVIQVANRVHLANVMRRTRINQDVMRITREKSNETQSHRRNGGMQIDRERPDY; from the coding sequence ATGGAGGCTAATATGAACGAGAACTCGTCGTCTGCCTCCACCTCAGAAACGCCAAGCACGCGCAAATATATCGACGTAGTGCTTGAGCAGTCGGTTAAGCATTTATTTGGCCCCACCGTCACGCCTGAACATCCGCGTAAGCATAAAGTCGTTTCAATCGCGACCCTAACCGCGGCTTTATCTGAATACCTCGAACAGTCAGAAATCGAGCAAATCAAAGTTGCATTCCATTTCAGCGATCAAGCTCATCTTGGTCAATATCGGCAAAGTGGCGAGCCTTATATCACGCATCCGGTCGCGGTTGCCGAAATCTGCGCCAGCTGGCGACTCGATGCGCAGTCCATCATAGCGGCATTACTGCATGATGTCATCGAAGATCAAGGGGTCACCAAAACTGAACTTACCGAGCATTTTGGGCCCAAAGTTGCTGAATTAGTCGATGGGCTATCCAAGCTCGACCGCATGGAGTTTCGCAGTCGGGAAGATGCGCAAGCGGAAAATTTCCGCAAAATGATGCTAGCCATGGCGCGCGATGTGCGCGTGATCATCATTAAGCTAGCCGATCGTTTGCACAATATGCGTACGCTAAGCGCCGTACCGGCAGAGAAACGCCGCCGCGTCGCGCGCGAAACCATCGATATTTATGCACCCATCGCACACCGCTTAGGTTTAAATAATACTTATCGAGAATTACAAGAAACCAGTTTTGCAAATTTTCATCCACATCGTTATGCGACGATTGAAAAAGCCGTAAAAGCAGCGCGCGGCAATCGCCGCAAAGTAGTCAGCAAAATCCTGGAGTCCGTGCAGTACGCATTTGCTGATGAGCAAATCAACTGCGAAGTAACGGGCCGCGAAAAAACCATCTATAGCATCTACCGCAAAATGCGCGACAAACAATTGTCGTTTTCGCAGGTACTTGACGTATATGGTTTCCGCATCGTGGTCGAAAAACCGATTGAATGTTATTTATGTTTGGGGGTGCTGCACTCTCTTTATAAGCCCGTACCCGGTAAATTTAAAGATTACATTGCAATTCCCAAAATCAATGGTTATCAATCATTGCACACTACATTGGTGGGCCCGTTTGGAACGCCCGTTGAATTCCAAATTCGTACCCGGAAAATGCATGATATAGCCGAGGCCGGCGTCGCCGCGCATTGGCTCTATAAGAATGGCAGCGCAGATCTAAACGACGTGCAACAACGCGCGCATCAATGGCTCAAATCATTGCTTGATATTCAATTGGAAGCCGGCGACGCGAGTGAATTCCTAGAGCACGTTAAAATCGACCTCTTTCCAGACGCAGTCTATGTATTTACGCCGAAATCAACCATCATAACGTTGCCCCGCGGCGCTACCGCACTTGATTTTGCTTATGCAATCCATAGTGAATTGGGCAATCGATGCGCTTCAGTCAAAATTAATAATGAACTGCTACCGTTGCGCACTGAGCTGCAAAGCGGCGATATTGTCGAAGTTATCACGGCCGACTCCTCAAAACCAAACCCAGCATGGCTTGGCTTTGTACGCACCGGGAAAGCACGCTCGGCCATTCGGCATTACCTCAAAACGATGCGCTCCAATGAATCGGTGCAATTGGGCAAGCAGCTTATAGAGCAAGCGTTAAAAGGCTATGGCCTATCGTTAGACAATATGACGCCGCAAGCCTGGGATAAACTCGAACAATGGACTCACCACAGCAGTCAAGAAATCTTCGCTGACGTTGGACTAGGCCGCTGCGTTGCGGCCCTCATGGCAAAGCGCATTGAAGTCTTGCTCGGAGAACATGAAGATGAAGCGAATAAAGACCCCGCCACCAAGTACTCTGGACCCAACCTAGGCACCCATGTTCCAACCCCAGTCGTGATTAGCGGCGCTGAAGGGATGTCAGTCCAGTTATCACCCTGCTGCCGTCCGATTCCAGGAGATGCCATCATGGGCTACATTGGGCTTGGCCTGGGGATGGCAGTTCACACCACAGAGTGCCGCATCGCTCACCGCATTCATAAACGCGACCCTGAACGCTGGATCGATATCGCCTGGGCACCCCAACCAGGACGTTTATTCGATGTCATGATTAAAATCCTGGTGCGTAAAACAAAAGGTGTTTTTGCCCGCATTGCAGCAGACATTACAGCTGCCGACGCCAATATTGCCCATATTTCAATGGACGAAGATTTCGCCCAAGAATTTGTCGTGCTGCGCCTAGTGATTCAAGTCGCCAACCGCGTGCATCTAGCAAATGTCATGCGCCGTACGCGGATCAATCAAGATGTGATGCGCATCACGCGCGAAAAGTCCAATGAAACGCAATCTCATCGCCGCAATGGTGGGATGCAGATTGACCGCGAGCGGCCAGATTATTAA
- the rpoZ gene encoding DNA-directed RNA polymerase subunit omega produces the protein MARITVEDCLQNVPNTNRFDLTLAATYRARQLILGHATKVGNRNKAPVAALREIADGIIDINEMLKKVPL, from the coding sequence ATGGCCCGCATTACTGTTGAAGACTGCTTGCAAAACGTCCCGAACACCAACCGTTTTGACCTTACGCTGGCTGCCACTTATCGAGCACGCCAACTCATACTAGGGCACGCCACCAAAGTTGGCAACCGCAATAAGGCACCTGTCGCCGCTTTGCGCGAAATCGCCGACGGCATTATAGATATTAACGAGATGCTGAAAAAAGTTCCGCTATAA
- the gmk gene encoding guanylate kinase, which yields MVIAPSGAGKSTLVNALLEQDTGISLSVSYTTRAPRPGEVDGRAYHFVKQDDFFARRARGEFIESAEVHGHYYGTSRLWIEQQIEIGHDVLLEIDWQGARQIRRQFRHAVSIFILPPSLDALEERLKKRGQDAPNVIVRRLLAAGSEMAHAAEAEYVVINDHFANALTQLQSIIATTRLRFASQCARHAALFAELGIHAATTD from the coding sequence ATGGTGATCGCACCTTCCGGTGCAGGCAAATCAACGCTGGTTAACGCTTTACTTGAGCAAGATACCGGCATCAGTTTATCGGTCTCTTATACGACACGCGCGCCTCGGCCTGGCGAAGTAGATGGGCGCGCCTATCATTTTGTTAAACAAGACGATTTTTTCGCGCGCCGTGCGCGGGGCGAGTTTATCGAGAGTGCAGAGGTACATGGGCACTATTACGGCACCTCGCGCCTGTGGATTGAACAACAAATCGAAATTGGCCATGATGTGCTGCTTGAAATTGACTGGCAAGGGGCGCGCCAAATACGCCGGCAGTTTCGTCATGCAGTCAGCATTTTCATTTTGCCGCCTTCGCTGGATGCGCTCGAAGAACGGCTTAAAAAACGCGGACAGGATGCGCCTAATGTGATTGTGAGAAGATTACTTGCAGCAGGCAGCGAAATGGCTCACGCCGCCGAGGCTGAGTATGTGGTGATCAATGATCATTTTGCCAATGCACTGACACAATTGCAATCGATTATCGCCACGACACGGTTGCGTTTTGCTTCTCAGTGCGCGCGCCATGCGGCTCTTTTTGCAGAGCTGGGCATTCATGCTGCGACGACGGATTAG